The genomic DNA TTCTCGGATGCTGCGTTGCCTGAATGACATGGGTGCAGTATTTCATGGCCATGATTGGCCTCCCGCTGCACGAAGCCTTCCTGTGCTCGCGAAACATCGCTCATCAGGCGTCGCGACCAGACCAGTCTCTCGACGGAGCGGCTGCCACCCATCACGCTGTACATGACGGACTGGTTCATGAGCTGCTACATTGGGATCCTGCCCATCGAGATGACGCTCTGCGTGTGGGACGTGTTCTACGAAGAATCCAAGACTCTGTTCCGCATCGCGCTTGCCATCTTCAAGACTGGCGAGTCGAAGATTGGGGCCGTGTCGGATCCGTTAGAGATGTTTGGCGTGATTCACACTCTCCCGCGGCGCATGCTGGACGCGAACGCGCTCATGGAGACGTGTTTCAAGCGGCGCAACGGATTGAGACACCTGAATCCGGGCAGATTAAGGAGCGTCGCCAAGAGCGCCGCGATAAGACGCACTAGGAGAAGGTGCAGCATCTCCGAGGCACAACAGCGGCGGGTGCCACGGAGGGAGACAAATCGGTGCTCCGGAAGGGCACCATCTTCACCAAGAAACGCGGGAACGCTGCAGCCTCCAATTCTTAGGGACGTACTGGGCTGCGTCATAGTCAATTGTACGCACTTGATCCATGGTTCTTTCTCCGTAAGGGAAGCCATCGACTTCTCGTCAACAAAGGGAAAGATTCGATAGTTTGTTCTCGTTCATGACTACATTTTCAAGCTCCTTCAAGAGGTCTGCACGGACACAGGTGTGAGGGTTCAGCTCTGGGAAAATATCATGAAGGAAGACCGATACGAACAGTATAGGTGTTCCATGGAGCACGCACGTTTTCTGTTCAAAATTGAGCTTAACAGCCTACCGTCCATCTAAAACCATTATTTTAATGCCAATCTCccacaaaaaaaaaaaacgccACGATCGAATTGAAAGGCGCTCGAAGATATCTTCCGGAACTATGGAAGCGAAGCCAACCCAGGTAGGATTGAAGCCTTTGGCAGATTAATGTCCATTTGGCCGCAAGACATACGCCATCAGCCGATGATGGTGGGGCACCGGGTGGAGAAGGATGGGGCATGTCTCTCCGGCGGAGAGTCTCCGCCGGTAACTACACCTGCCCGGAGCCACAACAACCGACAACAGAAATAGCTATAAGATACCGAGAGAGTTGATCTGGCAGCGTACCCTTGAAGAGCTGGCTGCCATACATGCATAGTACAAATGACACCAGCCACTGGCGGTTGTTTCAGCGCTGGTGGGCGGTTTCCCAAGAGGACGAAGTCTAATTAGTGGTTGTGTCAGACCGTTGGCATCGTTAAATTGATGAGAATTATCTCAAAGAGAAGAGCTAGGGGCATGAACATTGACGGCCGGGGGACTGTAGTATTGCTGTGATTTGTCTGCGCGTGTCTCCTGGGGTACTGCGCTGCGACCACAGGTCTTCCGTAACACCATCCGCGCTTGGCCATAGGGCGAAGCAGCAGTTTTCACGGAGGCAGATAAGCATCCTCCGGATGGTTGCAGAGTTAGCCGCTTGCGAGGATGTTTTTAATGCTGCCGCCTTGATCGGAGCCGCGTATCGTCGGAGTGGACCGCCATGGTTTCGTGACGCGTTAGGTGCGCTAACTAGAATCAGGACCTGATTCGACGCGGTGACAGGAAACCAAGAAACCTCGCGCGGCACCCACCTTGAGCTGAATCAGGGCCTGATTTGAGGGCGCTCGGGCCGAGCACGGCGTTGCATGGGTGGCACGGGCGTGCTGCGAGCGTGCGCAGCGAATCAAGACGTGATTCGAAAGACAATTAGTACATTAGGGCCTTACCTAGGCATCTGGCATCTGCGGGCCGTCCACGCGCTCGGTCCGCGGCTGTGATCCGGGTTTGGGGGCCGCACCGTCCTTGCGGTCTGCCGGCTGAATGGCAAGGCGAACTACAAGGCGAACTACAAGGCGAACTGcaaggcaggcggcggtgcaACGCAACATTTCGGCACCCTACAAGGCATTAAACGCCACGCCGTACGCCACACAAACTCGATAGAAATAGACTCCGTTGCTGTTCGCAAGCATTTACAGCAGACCCTTACTTTGCCCATCTCTCATCTCACGGCCACCATTACTAAATTATCCATCAGGATATAATCTTAGTTACTACGCCTCAATTACATTCTGGTGTTTTTCCGCAAGCATGCAGGACTTTGGTGGTATGATCCCTCATACTTGTTTGCACTGTGCGCAAATCATCATCACGGGAACTGGAGAGATCACCAGAGTACAGAGACAATCGAGCGAGGACAATACGTGTAGATTCACGTACAGAGAAGTCGATACCGCGAGTCGTGAGGGATGCCAGTTTTTCACGGCTCGACTATCAGCGGTTAAAAAGCAGCCCCACCATTTCGACTTTCTGCAACTTGAAGCTCCTCAGGTTGATGATGGGATCAAGTACGGTTTCGTCTATATCTGCTGCACGTGGCAGGTGTATGATGGAGGGATAGCAGAACTTGAATCTGCCTTATGGGCAATTCATCTAGAAGGTATGGTATTTAATAGCCTGCATTTGCCATTCCTAATACCGTATCGATAGGACACAGCATCTTCAGTTTTAAATCCCCTCAACCTATCAACTTGGAGCCTGGATCCCCCGGCACTCTCGCTGACTTTCGCCGTTGCCTTGTGGAGTGTCAGAACTCGCACGCTAAATGCCGAGAAAAGAGGGACAAAAAGCGATCTACTATACCCCTTCCTCGGCGACTTGTCGAAGTCCGCTCAGGGAATGGACATCTGGCAACTCTCTCTGACACCCGAACCTTAAGTTCAACGGGCGATATCGGAACCTCCTATCCATACGCCGCACTAAGCTACTTATGGGGCGGTGTCGCTCACAGTTACACCCTAACCACGGCAACCATTAATGAGTTGCACAACGGTGTGCCCATCACGCGACTTTCCACGACCATCCAGCACGCCATCCGGGTAGTTCAGGCTATGAACATACCATATATATGGATTGACGTTCTTTGTATTCTTCAGGACgggggagaggagaagaGCGAAGACATCTCGAAAATTGGAGACATATTCTCAAGGGCCGAGCTCCTTATCTCtgcagccacggcagcaTCATGTCAGCAAGGGTTTCTGCAGCCTAAGACTTTGCCAGGTCTATTGAAGGCAGTATATAGGCTTCCTTACCATCCTGAAGGTAATACCCTCCATCAAGGCAGTTTCCTACTTTCCGAAGGTGCGATTTCTAGTcacggcggcaaggagatAATCGACACCAGAGGATGGACGCTTGAAGAGCACCTACTTTCAGAGTTTCGGCTCAGATTTGGCTCGAGACAAGTGTTCTGGGAGTGTTCGGAATCAATTCACTTGGACGGCGGACTAACCATCCCAAATATGGTGAAAGAGACACACGACATAAACGAGATTCGACACCCATACTATGAACATGATCCACACCTGGAAAAGGATCTTCGGGTACCTAGCATTTTTGGCCAAATTTGTGAGGAGTGGTGGGATACTGTTACCCACTATACACACGACAGGGCTTTATCCGATCCAAAGGACATGCTGTGCGCCATAGGCAGTGTTGCTCAACACCGTTCGAATACTGCAAGAGGCAGGCTGGGTAAATACTGGGCAGGAGTTTGGGAGCGAGACATGGCAAGAGGGCTGGTGTGGTTCAAGCCAAGGCCGCTCGGCAAGCAAAACACCACAGACGCTCCACCTTCTTGGTCCTGGGCAGCCTTGAACGGTCCAGTAA from Purpureocillium takamizusanense chromosome 4, complete sequence includes the following:
- a CDS encoding uncharacterized protein (COG:U~EggNog:ENOG503NXKS), translated to MTDWFMSCYIGILPIEMTLCVWDVFYEESKTLFRIALAIFKTGESKIGAVSDPLEMFGIKERRQERRDKTH